Proteins encoded in a region of the Vicia villosa cultivar HV-30 ecotype Madison, WI linkage group LG5, Vvil1.0, whole genome shotgun sequence genome:
- the LOC131603052 gene encoding DNA replication licensing factor MCM3, whose product MDLSEEVRQAHKREFADFLDQDIGKSIYMDAIKALINHKRHRLIVNISDLHNYQDLGNRILRNPSEYMQSFCDAVTDAARAIDPKYLKEGEQVLVGLEGPFVSRRVTPRDLLSEFIGSMVCVEGIITKCSLVRPKVVKSVHFCPTTGSFTHRDYRDITSNLGLPTGSVYPTRDENGNLLVTEYGLCKYKDHQTLSMQEVPENSAPGQLPRTVDVIAEDDLVDSCKPGDRVAIVGIYKALPGKSKGSVNGVFRTVLIANNVALLNKEANAPIYSADDLKEIKKIAERDDTFDLLGNSLAPSIHGHAWIKKAVILLMLSGVEKNLKNGTHLRGDINMMMVGDPSVAKSQLLRAIMNIAPLAISTTGRGSSGVGLTAAVTSDQETGERRLEAGAMVLADRGVVCIDEFDKMNDQDRVAIHEVMEQQTVTIAKAGIHASLNARCSVVAAANPIYGTYDRSLTPTKNIGLPDSLLSRFDLLFIVLDQMDPDIDRQISEHVLRMHRFRSAIDGGEAAHDGSARYGREEEADTETSVFVKYNRMLHGKKTDRGRKRDTLTIKFLKKYIHYAKHRIQPDLTDEASDQIATAYAELRNANSNAKTGGTLPITARTLETIIRLSTAHAKLKLSRKVTKSDVDAALKILNFAIYHKELTEMDEREEEREREQERKRKADGENNGPDRGSKTRRDSTSDAMEVDDTSAAQPAIGLTPERIEAFNSLFGQHMRANRLDQISIADIEDVINRGSGSTYSSADILLLLEKLQEDNRLMIVDGMVHMVS is encoded by the exons ATGGATTTGAGCGAAGAAGTTAGACAAGCTCACAAGCGAGAGTTCGCCGATTTCCTGGATCAAGAT ATCGGAAAGAGCATTTACATGGATGCAATCAAAGCTCTAATCAACCACAAGCGCCACCGTCTCATTGTCAACATCTCCGATCTCCATAACTACCAGGATTTGGGTAACAG GATTCTAAGAAACCCGAGTGAGTATATGCAATCATTCTGTGATGCTGTGACTGATGCTGCTCGTGCTATTGATCCAAAGTATTTGAAGGAAGGGGAACAGGTTCTTGTGGGACTTGAAGGCCCTTTTGTTTCTCGCAGGGTTACACCTAGGGACCTTCTCTCTGAATTCATaggctctatggtttgtgttgaGGGCATTATCACCAAAT GTTCTCTTGTAAGGCCAAAGGTTGTTAAAAGTGTTCATTTCTGCCCCACCACTGGCAGCTTCACGCACCGTGATTATCGAGATATTACATCTAATTTGGGTTTGCCCACAGGGTCTGTGTATCCCACAAGG GATGAAAATGGCAACTTACTTGTGACCGAGTATGGGTTGTGCAAATACAAGGATCACCAAACCTTATCCATGCAGGAAGTTCCTGAAAATTCTGCGCCTGGTCAGCTCCCAAGAACAGTGGATGTCATAGCAGAGGACGACCTTGTTGATTCTTGCAAGCCTGGAGATCGTGTGGCTATTGTTGGGATATATAAGGCTCTTCCAGGAAAAAGCAAGGGCAGTGTTAATGGTGTATTCAG GACTGTGCTCATAGCCAACAATGTAGCTCTTCTCAATAAAGAAGCTAATGCTCCGATCTACAGCGCCGACGACCTTAAAGAGATAAAAAAGATTGCTGAAAGAGATGATACATTTGATTTGCTTGGTAATTCACTTGCACCTTCCATACATGGACATGCTTGGATAAAGAAAGCAGTGATTTTATTGATGCTTAGTGGAGTAGAGAAGAACTTAAAGAATGGCACTCATTTGAGAGG TGACATTAACATGATGATGGTTGGTGATCCCTCTGTTGCCAAGTCTCAACTTTTGAGAGCAATTATGAATATTGCCCCCTTGGCCATATCAACTACAGGTCGGGGTTCTTCTGGGGTTGGTTTGACAGCAGCAGTTACTTCAGATCAGGAAACAG GAGAAAGAAGGCTCGAAGCTGGGGCAATGGTTCTTGCTGACAGAGGTGTAGTCTGCATTGATGAATTTGACAAAATGAACGACCAAGATCGTGTAGCTATACACGAAGTTATGGAACAGCAGACTGTAACTATTGCTAAAGCTGGGATCCATGCATCACTCAATGCTCGTTGCAGCGTGGTGGCGGCTGCAAATCCCATATATGGAACT TATGATCGTTCACTGACTCCAACTAAAAATATTGGACTCCCGGACTCTTTGCTTTCTCGATTtgatttgttgtttattgtgttgGATCAAATGGATCCTGATATTGATCGCCAAATATCAGAGCACGTCCTGCGTATGCATCGATTTCGTTCTGCCATTGATGGAG GCGAGGCAGCACATGATGGGAGTGCAAGATATGGACGAGAAGAGGAAGCTGATACTGAGACATCTGTCTTTGTCAAATATAACAGAATGCTACATGGAAAGAAAACTGATAGAGGTCGCAAGCGCGATACACTTACAATTAAGTTTCTTAAAAAGTATATCCATTATGCCAAGCATAGGATTCAACCTGACTTGACTGATGAG GCATCTGACCAGATCGCCACTGCATATGCTGAGCTCAGAAATGCGAATTCAAATGCGAAG ACTGGAGGAACACTTCCTATTACTGCCAGAACCTTAGAAACCATAATACGTCTCTCAACTGCTCATGCCAAATTGAAGTTGAGCAGAAAG GTTACAAAGTCTGATGTGGATGCTGCTTTGAAGATTCTTAATTTTGCAATATATCATAAAGAGCTGACAGAAATGGATGAGCGTGAAGAAGAGAGGGAAAGAGAACAGGAGAGGAAGCGTAAGGCTGACGGTGAAAATAATGGTCCTGATCGTGGTTCTAAAACCAGAAGAGA CTCAACATCAGATGCCATGGAAGTAGACGATACCTCAGCTGCCCAACCAGCTATTGGTCTCACTCCTGAAAG AATCGAAGCATTCAATTCCCTATTTGGTCAGCATATGCGTGCCAATCGCTTGGATCAAATATCTATTGCAGACATAGAAGATGTTATCAATAGAGGGTCCGGTTCCACTTACAGCTCAGCAGATATATTGCTTCTATTGGAG aaattgcaagaaGACAATAGATTGATGATAGTTGATGGAATGGTGCATATGGTTTCATAA
- the LOC131603053 gene encoding 3-oxoacyl-[acyl-carrier-protein] synthase I, chloroplastic: MQSLQIQQLPSTLRPSPLEPLRRKSSNVAGKAKLPSKRVSVVAAAATTAAPQRQKDPKKRVVITGMGLASVFGNDVDGYYEKLLAGESGITSIDRFDASKFPTRFAGQIREFSSEGYIDGKNDRRLDDCLRYCIVAGKKALEHAGLGGLNLSKIDKERAGVLVGSGMGGLTVFSEGVKNLIEKGHRKITPFFIPYAITNMGSALLGIDLGFMGPNYSISTACATSNYCFYAAANHIRRGEADLMIAGGTEAAIIPIGLGGFVACRALSQRNDDPRTASRPWDKDRDGFVMGEGSGVLVLESLEHAMKRGAPIIAEYLGGAVNCDAHHMTDPRADGLGVSTCIQSSLVDAGVSPEEVNYINAHATSTLAGDLAEINAIKKVFKNTSGIKINATKSMIGHCLGAAGGLEAIATVKAITTGWLHPSINQFNPEPAVDFDTVPNVKQQHEINVGISNSFGFGGHNSVVAFSAFRP, from the exons ATGCAATCACTTCAGattcagcaacttccttccactCTCCGTCCTTCTCCGCTCGAACCTCTTCGTAGAAAATCTTCCAATGTCGCCGGGAAAGCCAAATTGCCTTCCAAGAGAGTCTCCGTTGTCGCCGCCGCGGCTACCACCGCCGCGCCGCAGAGACAGAAGGACCCCAAGAAGAGAGTTGTGATTACGGGGATGGGTTTGGCTTCTGTGTTTGGGAATGATGTTGATGGGTATTACGAGAAGCTTCTTGCTGGGGAGAGTGGGATCACGTCGATTGATAGATTTGATGCTTCGAAGTTTCCGACGAGGTTTGCTGGTCAGATCCGGGAGTTCAGCTCTGAGGGGTATATTGATGGGAAGAATGACCGGAGACTTGATGATTGTCTCCGGTACTGCATTGTTGCTGGGAAGAAAGCACTTGAGCATGCTGGCCTCGGCGGTTTAAATCTCTCTAAG ATTGATAAGGAGCGTGCTGGTGTTTTGGTTGGGTCTGGGATGGGTGGTTTAACGGTGTTTTCTGAAGGGGTTAAGAATTTGATTGAGAAAGGACATAGAAAGATAACACCTTTTTTTATTCCTTATGCTATTACCAATATGGGTTCAGCTTTGCTTGGGATTGATTTGGGTTTTATGGGTCCAAACTATTCTATTTCGACTGCTTGTGCTACTTCGAATTATTGCTTTTATGCTGCTGCCAATCATATTCGTAGGGGTGAGGCTGATTTGATGATAGCGGGTGGGACTGAAGCGGCTATTATTCCGATTGGTTTGGGGGGTTTTGTTGCTTGCAGGGCACTTTCTCAGAGAAATGATGACCCTAGAACTGCTTCCAGGCCCTGGGATAAAGACAGGGATGGTTTTGTTATGGGTGAAGGTTCTGGAGTTCTG GTATTGGAAAGCCTTGAACATGCCATGAAGCGAGGTGCACCTATCATTGCTGAATACTTGGGAGGTGCTGTGAACTGTGATGCTCATCATATGACTGACCCAAGAGCCGATGGACTTGGTGTGTCTACATGCATCCAGAGCAGCCTTGTAGATGCTGGCGTGTCACCTGAAGAG GTCAACTACATAAATGCACATGCAACTTCCACTCTTGCGGGTGActtggcagagattaatgctatCAAAAAGGTTTTCAAGAACACCTCTGGCATCAAAATTAATGCCACCAAG TCTATGATAGGGCACTGCCTTGGTGCAGCTGGGGGTTTGGAAGCTATTGCCACTGTAAAAGCCATAACAACAGGATGGCTGCATCCATCAATCAATCAATTC AATCCAGAACCTGCAGTTGATTTTGATACAGTGCCAAATGTCAAGCAGCAGCATGAAATTAATGTTG gTATTTCAAATTCTTTTGGATTTGGTGGACACAACTCTGTTGTGGCATTTTCGGCTTTCAGACCCTGA
- the LOC131603055 gene encoding high mobility group B protein 14, producing MAKKAKASPPSASASTPTSSGKLVLRIKSNEGMKRSVRQTKSREITKAKQRKNKQKIDAKKPKKPPTAFFYFMEDFRKEFQEQNPDVKSMRDVGKACGDKWKTMTYEEKVQYYDIATEKRAEFDRAMTEYNKKMENGDYEESDEESEYDE from the exons ATGGCGAAAAAGGCTAAAGCTTCTCCACCCTCTGCTTCCGCCTCCACCCCCACCTCCTCCGG CAAACTAGTGTTGAGGATTAAATCAAATGAGGGAATGAAGAGATCCGTGCGGCAGACTAAGTCAAGAGAGATAACCAAAGCAAAGCAAAGAAAGAACAAGCAAAAGATTGATGCTAAGAAGCCAAAGAAACCCCCCACTGCTTTCTTCTACTTCAT GGAGGATTTTCGGAAAGAGTTTCAAGAGCAGAACCCAGATGTAAAGTCAATGCGTGAT GTTGGCAAGGCATGTGGAGATAAGTGGAAAACAATGACTTATGAG GAGAAGGTTCAATACTATGATATAGCAACGGAAAAACGTGCAGAATTTGATAGAGCAATGACAGAGTATAACAAGAAAATG GAAAACGGTGATTATGAAGAAAGTGATGAGGAGTCAGAGTATGACGAGTAA
- the LOC131603054 gene encoding uncharacterized protein ycf23-like produces the protein MHSLTCLPLSSPSSISSLKPNHLNNPLFNATSRKTCFTTRALLSSSKESILKDFRERTALKIITGLQNFDKDNVASVVTAAEKGGATHVDIACDPELVKLAISLTSCPVCVSSVDPALFPAAVKAGALMVEIGNYDSFYDKGVIFTAEQILSLTKETRRILPSVVLSVTVPHTLSLPDQVKLAELLELEGVDIIQTEGGKCSNPTKSGVLGLIEKATPTLAAAYSISRAVKIPVMCASGLSAVTAPMAITAGASGVGVGSAVNRLNDVVAMIAEVRSIADSLKTSIQTREVETYRQ, from the exons ATGCATTCCTTAACATGCTTACCACTTTCTTCTCCTTCATCTATATCTTCTCTAAAGCCAAACCACCTCAACAATCCTTTATTCAATGCAACTTCAAGAAAAACCTGTTTTACTACCAGAGCATTACTCTCATCATCTAAAGAATCTATCCTCAAGGATTTTCGCGAAAGAACGGCTCTTAAG ATTATCACAGGTTTGCAGAATTTTGATAAAGATAATGTTGCCTCTGTTGTTACTGCAGCAGAAAAG GGAGGAGCAACTCACGTCGATATAGCGTGCGACCCGGAATTGGTGAAGCTAGCTATCAGCCTAACTTCTTGTCCG GTTTGTGTTTCTTCTGTAGATCCTGCGTTATTTCCAGCTGCAGTTAAAGCAGGAGCACTAATG GTTGAGATTGGAAATTATGATTCATTCTATGACAAGGGAGTGATTTTTACTGCAGAGCAG ATTTTGAGTCTAACAAAAGAGACAAGGAGGATACTTCCGTCCGTAGTTTTGTCTGTCACCGTTCCTCACACACTAAGCCTTCCTGATCAG GTCAAGCTTGCAGAATTGCTGGAACTAGAAGGTGTAGATATTATTCAAACTGAGGGAGGAAAATGTTCTAATCCTACAAAGTCTGGTGTTCTAGGTTTGATTGAGAAG GCTACACCAACTTTAGCGGCAGCGTATTCTATATCACGAGCAGTTAAGATACCTGTCATGTGTGCATCTGGGCTAAGTGCTGTCACGGCACCTATGGCTATCACTGCCGGAGCTTCTGGTGTG GGCGTGGGCTCTGCAGTTAACCGACTAAATGATGTGGTTGCCATGATTGCTGAGGTTAGAAGCATTGCTGATTCGTTGAAGACATCCATTCAGACGCGTGAAGTGGAAACTTATAGACAGTAG